CGCTCGATCTCGGCCGCCGAAGCGCCGAGGTGAGAGAAGCAGCGCATGCTGTCGACTCGGCCGCTGCGGCATCGGCGCAATCCGAGGCGACCGCGCAGGCGGGCGGCGGCGTCGCCGTCAAGACCCGGCCGGCGAAGCCGCGCAGCACGGAGCCCGCGGTGAGAGCACAGCGCTCGCCGTCGCTGCGATCCGCGATGGCGCTGATGGTGATGGGTTTCCTTCTGCATGTCGCCGCCGATGTGACGCGCGGCATTGCCGCGGAGCGTGTGCCGTGGGCAAACCTGTACGAGTTTGTCATGACGGGCACGATGCTTGTCGTCGCCGTGTTCCTCGTTGTGAACATCAAGGTCGATCTGCGCTATCTCGGCACGTTCATCTCGCTGCTCGTGGTGTCGCTGCTGTGCATGGGAACCATCAACTTCTATGTCGAGGTGGCTCCGCTCCCTCCGGCTCTGCAGTCGGCGTGGCTCGTGATTCACGTGTTCCTCGCGACGACGGCGATGGGCTTTCTTGCGCTCGGCTGTGCGCTGAGCGTGCTGCAGCTGATCCAGGCGCGCACCGAGGCGAGGCGTGCTTCGCTTGGTGAGCTGAAGCTCAAGTTCATGGCGACGTTCCCGTCGGCGC
The Paramicrobacterium chengjingii DNA segment above includes these coding regions:
- the ccsB gene encoding c-type cytochrome biogenesis protein CcsB, with product MDLNSFSLLALWSATALYALALIAFALDLGRRSAEVREAAHAVDSAAAASAQSEATAQAGGGVAVKTRPAKPRSTEPAVRAQRSPSLRSAMALMVMGFLLHVAADVTRGIAAERVPWANLYEFVMTGTMLVVAVFLVVNIKVDLRYLGTFISLLVVSLLCMGTINFYVEVAPLPPALQSAWLVIHVFLATTAMGFLALGCALSVLQLIQARTEARRASLGELKLKFMATFPSAQRLENLAYRTIIVGFVLWTFTLIAGSIWAEAAWGRYWGWDTKEVWTFIVWVIYAGFVHARATKGWRGGRAAWLAIIGFATVIFNFTVVNIFFNGLHSYSGL